ACCGCGGTTGCCTCACCGCCGCCGATGCAAAGCGAGGCAATGCCGCGCTTGACGCCTTTGGCGCGCATGGCGTGCAGGAGCGTCACGATGATGCGGGCGCCGGACGCGCCGATCGGATGGCCAAGTGCGCAGGCGCCGCCGTTGACGTTGACGATATCGTCCGACAGACCGAGGTCGCGGATCGCCGCCATCGCCACCACGGCGAAGGCCTCGTTGATTTCGTAGAGGCCGACGCTGCCCTTCTCCCAGGCAAGCTTGGCCATCAGCTTGTCGATCGCGCCGATCGGCGCGGTCGTGAACCAGGCCGGTTCCTGGGCGTGGCCCGCATGGCCCGCGACGATTGCAAGCGGCGTCAGTCCGCGCTTTTCCGCTTCGCTTGCGCGCATCAGGATCAGTGCGGCAGCGCCGTCCGAAATCGACGACGAATTGGCCGCCGTCACGCTGCCGCCGTCGCGGAAGGCGGGTTTCAGCTTCGGGATCTTGGCCGGATCGGATTTTGCCGGCTGCTCGTCGCGGTCGAGATTGGCGGTCTGGCGCTTGCCGGCGTCAGCGACCGCCACGATTTCATCGGCAAAGGAACCATCCTCAGTTGCCCGGTTGGCGCGCTCCAGCGAACGCAAAGCGAAGCCGTCCTGATCGGCACGCGAGAACTGGTAGTGCTCGGCCGTGTCCTCGGCATAGGTGCCCATCAGCCGGCCGGAATAGGCGTCTTCGAGACCGTCGAGGAACATGTGGTCCTTGACTTCGCCATGACCCAGGCGGAAGCCGCCGCGCGCCTTCGGCAGCAGATAGGGGGCGTTGGTCATCGACTCCATGCCGCCGACCGCAAGCACCGAGGCACTGCCGGAAAGGAGTGCGTCGTGGCCAAGCATCAGCGCCTTCATGCCGGAGCCGCAGACCTTGGAAATGGTCGTCGACGGCGTCTCCTTGCCGAGGCCCGCGCCAAGGGCTGCCTGACGCGCCGGGTTCTGGCCGATGCCGGCCGGCAGCACATTGCCCATCAGAACCTCGTCGACAGCATCAAGGCCGGCACGATCGAGTGCGGCTTTGAGCGCGATGGCGCCGATTTCGGGTGCGGTCAAATCCTTGAGGCTGCCCTGAAAGGCGCCCATTGGCGTGCGGGCCGCCGAAACGATGACGATCGGGTCAGTTCTGCTCATGTCTTTCTCCCATACGGAAAACGGCAATGGTTGGTGCAGGCGCTTGTCTCGCATTCCCTTCTCCCCGCGTGCGGGGAGAAGGTGGCCGGCAGGCTGGATGAGGGGCCATTTTACAACGCGAAGCGTCAGATATGCAGTGCGTGTCCCAGCGCCTTCAGCGCCGATTCCTGGAAGGCTTCGGACTGCGTCGGATGCGCATGGATCGTGCCAGCGATATCTTCGAGGCGCGCGCCCATTTCGATCGCCAGGCTGAAGCTTGCCGAGAGTTCCGAGACGCCGTGGCCGACCGCCTGGATGCCGAGCACCAGATGGTTGTCGGCGCGCGCGACGATGCGCACGAAACCGTCCTCGGCAAGCGTCGTCATGGCGCGGCCGTTCGCCTGGAAGGGGAACTGGCCAATCTTGATCTCGATGCCGCTCGCGCGTGCTTCGTCGGGCGAAAGGCCAGCGGTAACGATCTCGGGATCGGTGAAGCAGACGGCGGGGATGCAGCGCTTGTCCCAGCTGCGCTTGTGGCCGGCGACGATCTCCGCGACCATCTCGCCCTGCGCCATGGCGCGGTGCGCCAGCATCGGCTCGCCGGTGACATCGCCGATCGCATAGATGCCGCGCATGGAGGTGCGGCACTGGTCGTCGACGCGGATGAAGCGGCCGGTGCGGTCGAGGTCGATTTCTTCGAGGCCGAAGCCTTCGGTCACCGGCTGGCGACCGACGGTGACGAGCACCTTTTCGGCAGCGACATTGATGGCGCGGCCGTTGTGTTCGGCTTGCAGGCTGCCGGTCTCCGTGGAGTAGCTCTTGGCGACCGTCTGGGTGAAGACCTCGATCCCGAGTTCGCCAAGGCGCTTGCCGATCGGCTTCGTCAGATCGGCGTCATACAGCGGCAGGATGCGGGGCTGCGCTTCGAGCACGGTGACGTGGCTGCCGAGCTTGGCAAAGGCGGTGCCGAGTTCGAGGCCGATATAGCCGCCGCCGATGACAGCGAGGCTCTTCGGCACGCTCTTCAACGACAGGGCCTCGGTCGAGGAGATGATCGGCCCGCCGAAGGGCAGGTCCGGCAGCTCGATCGGTGCGGAGCCGGTGGCTATCACGATCGCTTCGGCGCGGATGCGCTGCAGCCCGGTTTCTGTCTCGACATCGACTGTCTTGCCATCGATGAAGCGGGCCGCGCCGACGACCGCCTTGACGCCGGCTTTCTTCAAAAGCCCGATGACGCCGCCGTTCAGCCGGCCGACGATACCGTCCTTCCAGGCGATGGTATGGGCGAGATCGATCGAGGGGTTGGCCAGCGACAGGCCGAGCGGGTTGCGGCCGGAAGCGGCCGCGCGCAGTTTGTGAAACTCTTCAGCCGCATGGATCAGGGCCTTGGAGGGGATGCAGCCGACATTCAGGCAGGTGCCGCCGGCCTTGGCCTTCTCGACGATGACGGTGTCGATGCCGAGCTGGCCGGCGCGGATGGCGCAGATATAGCCGCCGGGGCCGGCGCCGATGACGAGCAGCTTGCAGGAAATTTCCTTCATGATCGCCTCAAGCCTCCACGAAAATAAGCGCCGGCGTTTCGAGCAGGGTCTTCAGCCGCTGCATGAACACGGCCGCATCCCAGCCGTCAATGACGCGGTGATCGAAGCTCGAGGACAGGTTCATGATCTTGCGTGGCACGAATTGCGTGCCGTCCCAGACCGGGCGGACGGCGAGCTTGTTGACGCCGATGATCGCGACCTCCGGGTGGTTGATGACCGGCGTGGTGACGATGCCGCCGAGTGCGCCGAGCGAAGAGATCGTGATCGTCGATCCCGTCAGCTCGTCGCGGGTGGCGGTGCCGGTGCGGGCCGCTTCCGCCAGGCGATTGAGTTCGTTGGCGCAATCCCAGATGCCGCGCGCTTCGGCATGGCGCACGACCGGAACGGTGAGGCCGGCCGGCGTCTGGGTGGCGATGCCGATGTTTACGGCGTGATGGCGGCTGATGATGCCGGGGCCGTCGTCGAACGTGGCGTTGACGGCCGGCTGCTCGGAGATAGTGCGCACCAGCGCGCGCATCAGATAGGGCAGGATCGTCAGCTTCGGCTGCTCCGGCTTGCGATCGCGGTTCATCGTCGTTCGCAGATCCTCGAGCGCAGTCATGTCGACCTCTTCCACATAGGTGATGTGGGGAATGCGCGAGGTCGAAAGCGACATTTTCTCGGCGATGCGGCGGCGAAGGCCGGTCACCTTGATTTCATCGACGGCGGTCTTGCGCTGCAGGCCGGCCGGCGCCAGCGCCGGCTGGGCGCCGCGGGCGATGAACTGGTCGAGGTCGTCGTGGGTGATGCGGCCGGCAGGACCGGTGCCCGTCACCTGGCGCAGGTCGACGCCACTTTCCTTGGCGCGCAGGCGCACGGCGGGTGACGCCAGCGCTTTCTCCTGCCGTTCACCGGGGGCATGTGCGCCGTTGGCTTGGACGCCATTTGCAACCGGTGCCTTGACCTCCACCTTGGCGGGCTGGGCCGGCTTGGCGAGCGGGGTGGGCGCCTCGACCTTTGCCGCGGGCTCTTCTTCCGCCTTGGCGGCCGGCTTTTCTTCCGCGGGAGCAGCCGTTCCGCCCTCGCCTGCGATCTCGATGCGGACAAGCGGCGCCTTCACCGCGACGGTGTCGCCCACCTCGGCGCCGAGCCAGAGCACCGTGCCGGTAACGGGCGAGGGGATTTCGACGGTTGCCTTGTCGGTCATCACCGCGGCGAGCACCATGTCCTCGCGCACGGGGTCACCCGGCTTCACATGCCATTCGACGAGTTCCGCCTCGGCCACGCCTTCGCCGACATCCGGCATCTTGATTACGAATTCGCCCATCTCAGGCCTCCATCACTTCGACGAGCGCGCGTCCGACGCGCGCGGGGCCGGGGAAATAGTCCCATTCCTGGGCGTGCGGGTAGGGTGTGTCCCAGCCGGCGACGCGCACGACGGGCGCTTCGAGATGGTAGAAGCAATGCTCCTGGACGAGGGCCGCCACTTCGCCGCCGAAGCCGGAGGTCAGCGTTGCCTCGTGCACGACGACGCAGCGCCCGGTCTTTTCCACCGACTTGACGATCGTATCGAGGTCGAGCGGCAGCAGGCTGCGCAAATCGATCACCTCGGCGTCGATGCCGGTTTCCTCGGCAGCGGCCAGCGCCACATGCACCATGGTGCCATAGGCAACGACGGTGACGGCCGAACCCTCTCGGCGGACTTCCGCCTTGCCGATCGGGACGGTGTAGTGGCCTTCCGGCACCTCGCCGAGATCGTGCTTCGACCACGGAATGACCGGCCGGTCATGGTGGCCGTCGAAGGGACCGTTATAGAGCCGCTTCGGCTCGAGGAACATCACTGGATCCGGATCTTCGATCGAAGCGATCAGCAGGCCCTTGGCGTCATAGGGATTGGAGGGAACGACGACTTTCAGGCCGCAAACATGGGTGAACAGCGCTTCCGGGCTCTGGCTGTGCGTCTGGCCGCCGAAGATGCCGCCGCCCGTCGGCATGCGCAGCACGATCGGGCAGGTGAAGTCGCCGTTGGAGCGGTAGCGGATGCGGGCCGCTTCCTGGGTGATCTGGTCGTAAGCCGGGTACATGTAGTCGGCGAACTGGATCTCGACGCAGGGCTTCAGGCCGTAGGCGGCCATGCCGATTGCCGTGCCGACGATGCCGCTTTCGCTGATCGGCGCGTCGAAACAGCGTG
The nucleotide sequence above comes from Ensifer sp. PDNC004. Encoded proteins:
- a CDS encoding alpha-ketoacid dehydrogenase subunit beta — translated: MARMTMIEAVRSAMDVSMERDDNVVVFGEDVGYFGGVFRCTQGLQAKYGKTRCFDAPISESGIVGTAIGMAAYGLKPCVEIQFADYMYPAYDQITQEAARIRYRSNGDFTCPIVLRMPTGGGIFGGQTHSQSPEALFTHVCGLKVVVPSNPYDAKGLLIASIEDPDPVMFLEPKRLYNGPFDGHHDRPVIPWSKHDLGEVPEGHYTVPIGKAEVRREGSAVTVVAYGTMVHVALAAAEETGIDAEVIDLRSLLPLDLDTIVKSVEKTGRCVVVHEATLTSGFGGEVAALVQEHCFYHLEAPVVRVAGWDTPYPHAQEWDYFPGPARVGRALVEVMEA
- a CDS encoding dihydrolipoamide acetyltransferase family protein gives rise to the protein MGEFVIKMPDVGEGVAEAELVEWHVKPGDPVREDMVLAAVMTDKATVEIPSPVTGTVLWLGAEVGDTVAVKAPLVRIEIAGEGGTAAPAEEKPAAKAEEEPAAKVEAPTPLAKPAQPAKVEVKAPVANGVQANGAHAPGERQEKALASPAVRLRAKESGVDLRQVTGTGPAGRITHDDLDQFIARGAQPALAPAGLQRKTAVDEIKVTGLRRRIAEKMSLSTSRIPHITYVEEVDMTALEDLRTTMNRDRKPEQPKLTILPYLMRALVRTISEQPAVNATFDDGPGIISRHHAVNIGIATQTPAGLTVPVVRHAEARGIWDCANELNRLAEAARTGTATRDELTGSTITISSLGALGGIVTTPVINHPEVAIIGVNKLAVRPVWDGTQFVPRKIMNLSSSFDHRVIDGWDAAVFMQRLKTLLETPALIFVEA
- the lpdA gene encoding dihydrolipoyl dehydrogenase, whose amino-acid sequence is MKEISCKLLVIGAGPGGYICAIRAGQLGIDTVIVEKAKAGGTCLNVGCIPSKALIHAAEEFHKLRAAASGRNPLGLSLANPSIDLAHTIAWKDGIVGRLNGGVIGLLKKAGVKAVVGAARFIDGKTVDVETETGLQRIRAEAIVIATGSAPIELPDLPFGGPIISSTEALSLKSVPKSLAVIGGGYIGLELGTAFAKLGSHVTVLEAQPRILPLYDADLTKPIGKRLGELGIEVFTQTVAKSYSTETGSLQAEHNGRAINVAAEKVLVTVGRQPVTEGFGLEEIDLDRTGRFIRVDDQCRTSMRGIYAIGDVTGEPMLAHRAMAQGEMVAEIVAGHKRSWDKRCIPAVCFTDPEIVTAGLSPDEARASGIEIKIGQFPFQANGRAMTTLAEDGFVRIVARADNHLVLGIQAVGHGVSELSASFSLAIEMGARLEDIAGTIHAHPTQSEAFQESALKALGHALHI
- a CDS encoding acetyl-CoA C-acyltransferase; translation: MSRTDPIVIVSAARTPMGAFQGSLKDLTAPEIGAIALKAALDRAGLDAVDEVLMGNVLPAGIGQNPARQAALGAGLGKETPSTTISKVCGSGMKALMLGHDALLSGSASVLAVGGMESMTNAPYLLPKARGGFRLGHGEVKDHMFLDGLEDAYSGRLMGTYAEDTAEHYQFSRADQDGFALRSLERANRATEDGSFADEIVAVADAGKRQTANLDRDEQPAKSDPAKIPKLKPAFRDGGSVTAANSSSISDGAAALILMRASEAEKRGLTPLAIVAGHAGHAQEPAWFTTAPIGAIDKLMAKLAWEKGSVGLYEINEAFAVVAMAAIRDLGLSDDIVNVNGGACALGHPIGASGARIIVTLLHAMRAKGVKRGIASLCIGGGEATAVGLELLQ